Within the Gloeobacter kilaueensis JS1 genome, the region CCGGCTCATCTTTATCGACGAGCCGGAGTACCTGGCAGCCGCCTTCGCCAACTGGCCTGCAGACAATCCGGCGACCCAGGCGTATCGCCTGTTGCTGGATGTGGCGCAGGCAGTCCTCTGCGTCGATGGCGGCGAGCCGCCCCGATTGAGTGTGGTCGAATTTGCCGAGACCTGCTGGGCTGCCATGCACGGCATCGTCAGCTTGAAGCTCACCTGTCCCGCCTTTCCCACCACCCCCGTCGAGGTTCTGGGTCGGAGCACCGTTGAGCTGTTGCTTCGTGGCTTACGTTCGTAACGAGTGATCGAAAAATGGGCTACAGGGGCGGTTGCGGCTCGTGGGGCGGTGCAGGTGCGACCCTTGTCTCGCCGGGAGCCGGCAGCGCCTGCTGCTCAGGGACGATCGCCTCCGATGGGGGAACGGTCGCTTCCTCGGAGGGGTGGGGCGGGTTCAGCCGTTCTTGCGCTGATTCGACGAAGGTCTGGCCGCGCTCTTTGGCCTGATCGACCAGTCCTTTCGCCTGTTCACCGAGGGCGGCAGTGCGCTCTTTGAGCTGGTCCCCCAGAGATTGGCTGCGCTCTTTGGCCTGATCGACCAGCCCCCTTGCCTGCTCGCTCAAAGCAGCGGTGCGCTCTTTGATCTGCTCGCTTAGATTCTGGCCGCGCTCTTTGGCCTGGTCGAGGGCGCTGCCGAGGCGCTGACGGATGCCCTCGCTGTAGAGGGTGCTCGATTTAGCGGTCGCCTCAGGAACGATCACCCGCCTTTTGCCGGAGGTGGTGATCGCCGATGTTTCCAGCAGGTAGGTGCCGTCGGTGATACCGCTCCAACCGGCGGCGACGAAGAGGTAGTGGCTGATGATGCCGCTCTGGGCGTCGAAAAGAAAGTCGCTGATCTTGCCGATGTGGCTGCCGCCGTCGGTCCAGACCTCGTGGCCGACCAGGGACGATTCACCGGGTTTGGCCTCCTCGCTCGTCTCGCCCTCGACGCTCACCATGATCGCATCCGGCCCGATGCTTTGCAGCTGGCCAAGGGGCAGTGACTTTCTTTGACCGCTCAAAAAACCGGACTTGTAGACGATGCCGACAACTTTTTGCTCCTCGGGGGCAGTCCATAGATCGTCTACCCGACCGAGTTCCTCGGCGGTACGCAGATCGAGGATCAGCCGGTTGATCAGGTCACTGTACTTGAGGGTGCCTTCCTGACTGCTCACACGGTCCTCCCTTGGTTGCCAATAAGTTTTCAATCTGGACAGGGCTGACGGGAAGAGGTGCTGAACCACCATTCGCCCGACTTTCTATCTGTAGCAGAGATCGAGACAAGTGCGGATCATCCCCCG harbors:
- a CDS encoding PRC-barrel domain-containing protein produces the protein MSSQEGTLKYSDLINRLILDLRTAEELGRVDDLWTAPEEQKVVGIVYKSGFLSGQRKSLPLGQLQSIGPDAIMVSVEGETSEEAKPGESSLVGHEVWTDGGSHIGKISDFLFDAQSGIISHYLFVAAGWSGITDGTYLLETSAITTSGKRRVIVPEATAKSSTLYSEGIRQRLGSALDQAKERGQNLSEQIKERTAALSEQARGLVDQAKERSQSLGDQLKERTAALGEQAKGLVDQAKERGQTFVESAQERLNPPHPSEEATVPPSEAIVPEQQALPAPGETRVAPAPPHEPQPPL